From a region of the Corallococcus coralloides DSM 2259 genome:
- a CDS encoding J domain-containing protein, with translation MAPTSAPRIAPVVPPTASASPAMPPAMPSVASMPTPPPVARGPSAVPTMQPLSPVIPPVAPAARPPSVPTLAPAGARPPGPPAARPVPTVGPVTPPPVAPRPPTPPAISATPPPVLAVGQVVPPIAPAAPPPPRPGNRPTTSLPALAPAGSPRPPTPPPVAPPRPPAASAPPPPPAAAGGPALSPEQLVDLESRCAKLDQTDYFELLGLERTAAPGDIKKAFYKESRVYHPDRFFQLESKALKDQVNELYKRVTEAYYVLRDDTKRKKYLSDIAGPDRAQKLRFTDASESETKAAAKKEQEEQIGTHPKGRQFYTQAQKDLESGNPSAAERNLKMALTYEPSNARYKEALAEAQKQTADKSKGDSSFKIR, from the coding sequence GTGGCCCCCACGTCGGCGCCTCGCATCGCGCCGGTCGTTCCGCCCACCGCGAGCGCTTCACCCGCGATGCCGCCGGCGATGCCGAGCGTCGCGTCCATGCCGACGCCGCCGCCCGTGGCTCGTGGTCCCTCGGCCGTGCCGACCATGCAGCCCCTGAGCCCGGTGATCCCGCCCGTGGCTCCCGCGGCCCGTCCGCCGTCGGTGCCCACCCTCGCCCCCGCGGGTGCCCGGCCTCCAGGTCCTCCCGCCGCGCGCCCCGTCCCCACCGTGGGCCCGGTGACGCCGCCGCCCGTCGCGCCCAGGCCTCCAACCCCTCCCGCCATCTCCGCGACCCCGCCACCGGTGCTCGCCGTCGGGCAGGTCGTCCCGCCCATCGCTCCGGCGGCTCCCCCGCCGCCGCGCCCCGGCAACCGCCCCACCACGTCCCTGCCCGCGCTCGCGCCCGCCGGTTCCCCCCGTCCGCCGACGCCACCGCCCGTGGCCCCGCCGCGCCCGCCCGCCGCCAGCGCGCCTCCGCCGCCGCCCGCCGCCGCGGGAGGCCCGGCCCTCAGCCCGGAGCAGCTCGTGGACCTGGAGTCGCGCTGCGCGAAGCTCGACCAGACGGACTACTTCGAGCTGCTCGGCCTGGAGCGCACCGCCGCCCCCGGCGACATCAAGAAGGCGTTCTACAAAGAGAGCCGCGTCTACCACCCGGACCGCTTCTTCCAGCTGGAGTCCAAGGCCCTCAAGGACCAGGTGAACGAGCTCTACAAGCGCGTCACCGAGGCCTATTACGTCCTGCGCGACGACACCAAGCGCAAGAAGTACCTCTCCGACATCGCCGGCCCGGACCGCGCGCAGAAGCTGCGCTTCACCGACGCCTCCGAGTCCGAGACCAAGGCCGCCGCGAAGAAGGAACAGGAAGAGCAGATCGGCACCCACCCCAAGGGCCGTCAGTTCTACACGCAGGCCCAGAAGGACCTGGAGTCCGGCAACCCGTCCGCCGCGGAGCGCAACCTCAAGATGGCGCTCACCTACGAGCCCTCCAACGCCCGCTACAAGGAAGCCCTCGCGGAAGCCCAGAAGCAGACCGCGGACAAGTCCAAGGGCGACTCCTCGTTCAAGATCCGCTAG
- a CDS encoding PaaI family thioesterase, whose protein sequence is MEGDLVVADWTPEEHHQAFPGVLNGGIIGALLDCHCNWTAAYHLMKAQGAATPPCTVTADYTIVLKRPTPMGPVHLSAKPVSIEGDRVVVEGTLTGENGKVTATCRGTFVAVKEGHPAYHRW, encoded by the coding sequence GTGGAGGGTGACCTCGTCGTCGCGGACTGGACGCCGGAGGAGCACCACCAGGCGTTCCCGGGCGTGCTCAACGGCGGCATCATCGGCGCGCTGCTGGACTGCCACTGCAACTGGACGGCGGCGTACCACCTGATGAAGGCGCAGGGCGCGGCCACCCCGCCGTGCACCGTCACCGCCGACTACACCATCGTGCTCAAGCGCCCCACGCCCATGGGCCCCGTGCACCTGTCCGCCAAGCCCGTGTCGATTGAAGGCGACCGCGTCGTCGTGGAGGGCACCCTCACCGGGGAGAACGGCAAGGTGACGGCCACCTGCCGGGGCACCTTCGTCGCCGTGAAGGAAGGCCACCCCGCGTACCACCGCTGGTAG
- a CDS encoding PHP domain-containing protein, translating to MIDLHSHTTASDGQYPPSELVARAAAAGVTVLAVTDHDTVAGLHEAKAAAAAHGLELVPGIELSAFVHGKEAHILGHFLRPEDPDLARFADRLRDERTHRMEAMVARLRQLGFPVRMEQVRKVAGDAQLGRPHLARVLVDQGWCIDVKAAFDRFLGTGRAAWVERFKLDGAEAIRLIRNAGGTATLAHPGSSKMERPEIQALAKAGLSGLEILSVDHNPSVRQKYLALAAEFDLVPTFGSDFHGEAVAPDHRLGVAAMSPELFQKLRERAPSSRPV from the coding sequence GTGATCGACCTGCATTCGCACACCACCGCCAGTGACGGCCAGTACCCGCCCTCGGAGCTGGTGGCGCGCGCCGCCGCCGCGGGCGTCACCGTCCTGGCCGTGACGGACCACGACACGGTGGCGGGGCTCCACGAGGCGAAGGCGGCCGCCGCGGCGCACGGCTTGGAGCTGGTGCCCGGCATCGAGCTGTCCGCCTTCGTCCACGGCAAGGAGGCCCACATCCTGGGCCACTTCCTGCGCCCGGAGGACCCGGACCTCGCGCGCTTCGCGGACCGGCTGCGCGATGAGCGCACCCACCGCATGGAGGCCATGGTGGCCCGCCTGCGGCAGCTGGGCTTCCCGGTGCGCATGGAGCAGGTGCGCAAGGTGGCCGGGGACGCGCAGCTGGGGCGGCCCCACCTGGCGCGGGTGCTGGTGGATCAGGGCTGGTGCATCGACGTGAAGGCCGCGTTCGACCGCTTCCTGGGCACGGGCCGCGCGGCGTGGGTGGAGCGCTTCAAGCTGGACGGCGCGGAGGCCATCCGGCTCATCCGCAACGCGGGCGGCACCGCGACGCTCGCCCACCCCGGCTCCTCCAAGATGGAGCGCCCGGAGATCCAGGCGCTGGCGAAGGCGGGGCTCTCCGGACTGGAGATCCTCAGCGTGGACCACAACCCCTCGGTGCGGCAGAAGTACCTGGCGCTCGCGGCGGAGTTCGACCTGGTGCCCACCTTCGGCAGCGACTTCCACGGCGAGGCCGTGGCGCCCGACCACCGCCTGGGCGTCGCGGCCATGTCCCCGGAGCTGTTCCAGAAGCTGCGCGAACGCGCGCCGTCGTCCCGGCCCGTCTGA
- a CDS encoding deoxyhypusine synthase family protein, whose product MAKTQTPKKSTLRAAYANARKADPRPITGKEKPAELLAHAFSAYVGRQERTAFELMQQSVQQDASIFLTLSGAMTPAGLHQSCIIPLVEKGIISAITTTGANLYHDAHRIIGHGIREVNPNAGDLQYRLARIIRIYDLGFWEEALLDTDRLFSAILRQPQFQRKMTTPEFHYLLGKAIHGIEKQLGVKQPSLLSTCYKHGVPIWVGAVQDGSIFLNVVKLKRLLGDEFKFELDINDDVYSMAAMQHYCRHHGSGKLAIWILGGGVPKNYTLQGEPLLDQILNVPTSGFDIDVQFCVDPVDNGALSSCPAGEGHTWGKVSVEAVETGSMYVHCDVTAVFPWLTHALFSEPKNKRKPMRLMDKMDDAVKFLDADVKKRSKSLMKTLDWSVEDAEPSSEEDAKAHDSFVR is encoded by the coding sequence ATGGCCAAGACCCAGACCCCGAAGAAGTCCACCCTTCGCGCCGCCTACGCGAACGCGCGCAAGGCGGATCCGCGCCCCATCACCGGCAAGGAGAAGCCGGCGGAGTTGCTCGCGCACGCGTTCAGCGCCTACGTGGGCCGCCAGGAGCGCACCGCGTTCGAGCTGATGCAGCAGTCCGTGCAGCAGGACGCGTCCATCTTCCTCACGCTGTCGGGCGCCATGACGCCCGCGGGCCTGCACCAGTCCTGCATCATCCCGCTGGTGGAGAAGGGCATCATCTCCGCCATCACCACCACGGGCGCCAACCTCTACCACGACGCCCACCGCATCATCGGCCACGGCATCCGCGAGGTGAACCCCAACGCGGGCGACCTCCAGTACCGCCTGGCGCGCATCATCCGCATCTACGACCTGGGCTTCTGGGAGGAGGCGCTGCTCGACACCGACCGCCTCTTCTCCGCCATCCTCCGGCAGCCGCAGTTCCAGCGGAAGATGACCACCCCGGAGTTCCACTACCTCCTGGGCAAGGCCATCCACGGCATCGAGAAGCAGCTGGGCGTGAAGCAGCCGTCGCTGCTGTCCACCTGCTACAAGCACGGCGTGCCCATCTGGGTGGGCGCGGTGCAGGACGGCTCCATCTTCCTCAACGTCGTGAAGCTGAAGCGCCTGTTGGGTGACGAGTTCAAGTTCGAGCTCGACATCAACGACGACGTCTATTCCATGGCCGCCATGCAGCACTACTGCCGCCACCACGGCAGCGGGAAGCTGGCCATCTGGATTTTGGGCGGCGGCGTGCCCAAGAACTACACGCTCCAGGGCGAGCCGCTGCTGGACCAGATCCTGAACGTCCCCACGTCGGGCTTCGACATCGACGTGCAGTTCTGCGTGGACCCGGTGGACAACGGCGCGCTGTCCAGCTGCCCGGCCGGTGAGGGCCACACCTGGGGCAAGGTGTCCGTGGAGGCGGTGGAGACCGGCTCCATGTACGTGCACTGCGACGTGACAGCGGTGTTCCCCTGGCTCACGCACGCGCTGTTCAGCGAGCCCAAGAACAAGCGCAAGCCCATGCGTCTGATGGACAAGATGGACGACGCGGTGAAGTTCCTGGACGCGGACGTCAAGAAGCGCAGCAAGTCGCTGATGAAGACGCTGGACTGGAGCGTCGAGGACGCCGAGCCCTCCTCCGAAGAGGACGCGAAGGCCCACGACAGCTTCGTGCGTTAG
- the speA gene encoding biosynthetic arginine decarboxylase: MAAPSPQHRWTLADAHELYGIRNWGSPYFGINDKGHVCVHPDGPAAPSMDLKELVDEVRRRGIGLPLLLRFTDVLRHRVVHLNNAFKKAIADQGYKGLYRGVYPIKVNQHRYVVETIIEAGKEHTYGLEAGSKPELLAVMALLDSEDALVICNGYKDEEYIETALFYSRLGRNVILVVEKPSELPLIAEVARRTGITPRLGMRVKLSTRGAGKWEASGGDRSKFGLSSSELMNCISFMKDAGLLSSFELLHFHLGSQISNIRNVKNALREVGCFYVEVARQGAPLKYLDVGGGLGVDYDGSQTNFASSMNYTTEEYANDVVFGVMEACDRAGVPHPTLVSESGRAVVAHHAVLVVDVLGTSEFDPSQTPDKVDEKAPSVVRNLYSTFREVTNKNVIEAFHDAQDAKEESLQLFSLGHLSLEQRVAAENLYWAICHKILRVAREAGEIPEELEALEKQLSDTYFCNFSVFQSLPDSWAIDQLFPMMPIHRLAEKPTRRATLADITCDSDGKIEHFIDKREVKDALELHALNSDDYYLGIFLVGAYQEILGDLHNLFGDTHTVQVSLAPGGGYLIDHVVAGDTVTEVLNYVSYNKDDLVAKLRKFTELALRQGRITLDESRNLLRVYEDGLSGYTYLEREVDATFTSASQLRLLPGPENGARTPVTPSGT, encoded by the coding sequence ATGGCCGCTCCCTCCCCTCAGCACCGCTGGACCCTGGCCGATGCCCACGAGCTGTACGGCATCCGCAACTGGGGCTCGCCCTACTTCGGCATCAACGACAAGGGCCACGTGTGCGTCCACCCGGACGGGCCCGCCGCTCCGAGCATGGACCTCAAGGAGCTGGTGGACGAGGTCCGCCGCCGGGGCATCGGCCTGCCGCTGCTCCTGCGCTTCACGGACGTGCTGCGCCACCGCGTGGTGCACCTGAACAACGCGTTCAAGAAGGCCATCGCGGATCAGGGCTACAAGGGCCTGTACCGGGGCGTGTACCCCATCAAGGTGAACCAGCACCGCTACGTGGTGGAGACCATCATCGAGGCGGGCAAGGAGCACACCTACGGCCTGGAGGCCGGCAGCAAGCCGGAGCTGCTCGCGGTGATGGCGCTCCTGGACAGCGAGGACGCGCTCGTCATCTGCAACGGCTACAAGGACGAGGAGTACATCGAGACGGCGCTCTTCTACTCGCGCCTGGGCCGCAACGTCATCCTGGTGGTGGAGAAGCCCAGCGAGCTGCCCCTCATCGCGGAGGTGGCGCGCCGCACCGGCATCACGCCGCGGCTGGGCATGCGCGTGAAGCTGTCCACGCGCGGCGCCGGCAAGTGGGAGGCGTCCGGCGGTGACCGCTCCAAGTTCGGCCTGTCCTCGTCGGAGCTGATGAACTGCATCAGCTTCATGAAGGATGCGGGCCTGCTCTCCTCCTTCGAGCTGCTCCACTTCCACCTGGGAAGCCAGATCTCCAACATCCGCAACGTGAAGAACGCGCTGCGCGAGGTGGGCTGCTTCTACGTGGAGGTGGCCCGCCAGGGCGCGCCCCTGAAGTACCTGGACGTGGGCGGCGGCCTGGGCGTGGACTACGACGGCTCCCAGACGAACTTCGCCTCCTCCATGAACTACACGACGGAGGAGTACGCCAACGACGTCGTCTTCGGCGTGATGGAGGCGTGCGACCGCGCGGGCGTGCCGCACCCCACGCTCGTCTCCGAGTCCGGCCGCGCCGTCGTGGCGCACCACGCGGTGCTGGTGGTGGACGTGCTGGGCACGAGCGAGTTCGACCCGTCCCAGACGCCGGACAAGGTGGACGAGAAGGCGCCCTCCGTGGTGCGCAACCTCTATTCGACGTTCCGCGAGGTCACGAACAAGAACGTCATCGAGGCCTTCCACGACGCGCAGGACGCCAAGGAGGAGAGCCTCCAGCTGTTCTCCCTGGGCCACCTGTCGCTGGAGCAGCGCGTGGCGGCGGAGAACCTCTACTGGGCCATCTGCCACAAGATTTTGCGCGTGGCGCGCGAGGCCGGGGAGATTCCGGAGGAGCTGGAGGCGCTGGAGAAGCAGCTGTCGGACACGTACTTCTGCAACTTCTCCGTGTTCCAGTCGCTGCCGGACTCGTGGGCCATTGATCAGCTCTTCCCGATGATGCCCATCCACCGCCTGGCGGAGAAGCCGACCCGGCGCGCGACGCTGGCGGACATCACCTGCGACTCGGACGGGAAGATCGAGCACTTCATCGACAAGCGCGAGGTGAAGGACGCGCTGGAGCTGCACGCGCTCAACAGCGACGACTACTACCTGGGCATCTTCCTGGTCGGCGCGTACCAGGAGATCCTGGGCGACCTGCACAACCTCTTCGGGGACACGCACACGGTGCAGGTGTCGCTGGCTCCGGGCGGCGGCTACCTCATCGACCACGTCGTCGCCGGGGACACCGTGACGGAAGTGCTCAACTACGTGAGCTACAACAAGGACGACCTCGTCGCGAAGCTGCGCAAGTTCACGGAGCTGGCGCTGCGTCAGGGGCGCATCACCCTGGACGAGTCGCGCAACCTGCTGCGCGTCTACGAGGACGGCCTGTCCGGCTACACGTACCTGGAGCGGGAGGTGGACGCGACGTTCACCTCCGCCAGCCAGCTGCGCCTGCTGCCCGGCCCCGAGAACGGGGCGCGCACGCCCGTGACGCCCTCGGGGACCTGA
- a CDS encoding NADH-quinone oxidoreductase subunit B codes for MADTDIAPIMTTRRDEAMGFFQKLVSKGLGWARKYSLFTYPYATACCGMEYMSVAASRHDISRFGAEFPRFSPRQADLLMVVGTINLKQAPILKRVYEQMTEPKWVVSFGVCASSGGFYDNYAVLQGIDRIIPVDVYIPGCPPRPEQVLDGLMLLQDKIGNQVHRLRDPGQPNETAEHHARMLAAGK; via the coding sequence ATGGCTGACACCGACATCGCGCCGATCATGACCACCCGCCGGGACGAAGCCATGGGCTTCTTCCAGAAGCTGGTGTCCAAGGGCCTGGGCTGGGCCCGCAAGTACTCGCTGTTCACCTACCCGTACGCCACCGCGTGCTGCGGCATGGAGTACATGTCCGTGGCCGCCAGCCGCCACGACATCTCGCGCTTCGGCGCGGAGTTCCCGCGCTTCTCGCCGCGCCAGGCGGACCTGCTGATGGTGGTGGGCACCATCAACCTGAAGCAGGCCCCCATCCTCAAGCGCGTCTATGAGCAGATGACCGAGCCCAAGTGGGTCGTGTCCTTTGGCGTGTGCGCGTCCTCGGGCGGCTTCTACGACAATTACGCGGTGCTCCAGGGCATCGACCGCATCATCCCGGTGGACGTCTACATCCCCGGCTGCCCGCCGCGTCCGGAGCAGGTGCTGGACGGCCTGATGCTGCTGCAGGACAAGATTGGCAACCAGGTGCACCGGCTGCGTGACCCCGGCCAGCCCAACGAGACCGCGGAGCACCACGCCCGCATGCTCGCCGCCGGCAAGTAG
- the clpX gene encoding ATP-dependent Clp protease ATP-binding subunit ClpX: MESSARREEAAPLTPREIFERLDRYVIGQDAAKRAVAIAAHNHLKRIQARRMRRQSLIKKSNILLIGPTGSGKTHIARNLAEILHVPFTTVDATEYTEAGYYGKDVEVMVSDLLFKANHSVEDTQRGIIFIDEVDKIARRTQGARNGAGSRDIGGEGVQQSLLKLLEGREVHVPMNVTQAWNKSDFVQVDTRDILFICAGTFSDLHDYGDEGGRAMGFGADALGAKRKEKRISTKQLVDFGMMAEFLGRMPVMVQLERLGEPDLLRVLTEPPDAITREFKELLALDEIELEFPESGLREVVRYSLARGLGARGLRSILEHVMSDIMFEAPERKHRQVTVDAEFVKARLAALDDVELNA, from the coding sequence ATGGAGTCGTCCGCACGCAGGGAAGAGGCAGCGCCACTGACCCCGCGGGAGATCTTCGAACGGCTGGACAGGTATGTCATCGGCCAGGACGCCGCGAAGCGGGCGGTGGCCATCGCGGCCCACAACCACCTCAAGCGCATCCAGGCGCGGCGGATGCGCCGGCAGTCCCTCATCAAGAAGTCCAACATCCTGCTCATTGGCCCGACGGGCAGCGGCAAGACGCACATCGCGCGCAACCTGGCGGAGATCCTCCACGTCCCGTTCACCACCGTGGACGCCACCGAGTACACGGAGGCGGGCTACTACGGGAAGGACGTGGAGGTGATGGTGTCCGACCTGCTCTTCAAGGCGAACCACTCCGTGGAGGACACCCAGCGGGGCATCATCTTCATCGACGAGGTGGACAAGATTGCCCGCCGCACGCAGGGCGCGCGCAATGGCGCGGGCAGCCGCGACATCGGCGGTGAGGGCGTGCAGCAGTCGCTCCTGAAGCTGCTGGAGGGGCGCGAGGTGCACGTGCCCATGAATGTCACGCAGGCGTGGAACAAGAGTGACTTCGTGCAGGTGGACACGCGCGACATCCTCTTCATCTGCGCGGGCACGTTCAGCGACCTGCACGACTATGGCGACGAGGGTGGCCGGGCCATGGGCTTCGGCGCGGACGCGCTCGGGGCGAAGCGCAAGGAGAAGCGCATCTCCACGAAGCAGCTGGTGGACTTCGGGATGATGGCGGAGTTCCTGGGCCGCATGCCGGTGATGGTGCAGCTGGAGCGGCTGGGCGAGCCCGACCTCTTGCGCGTGCTCACCGAGCCGCCGGATGCCATCACCCGCGAATTCAAGGAGCTGCTGGCGCTGGATGAAATCGAGCTGGAGTTCCCGGAGAGCGGCCTGCGGGAGGTGGTGCGCTACTCCCTCGCGCGCGGGCTGGGGGCTCGCGGCCTGCGCTCCATCCTGGAGCACGTGATGTCGGACATCATGTTCGAGGCGCCGGAGCGCAAGCACCGCCAGGTGACGGTGGACGCGGAGTTCGTGAAGGCGCGGCTCGCGGCGCTGGACGACGTGGAGCTCAACGCTTAG
- a CDS encoding methyl-accepting chemotaxis protein — MWGRLTLRMQVAIAVLLPCLAVVFFTGVYFPARQRAAGLEVLAGRAMTLGTLVVRHPSLALPETAPDARARRDEVFNQVESGGFTLMFQELTRTADNTVVAARGEVPKGDTEPKDLKTGACTVARGTEQVVVRCESNGLVYRAGFGTHEVKAALAATEGYSLMGYLGAAVLGLGLAVIISRAIADPVSRVTQVAREVARGDVFRGELDVSAAGEVRQMATSFNEMLATLRSTVMELVTRTEQLSSASRGLMGASADQEHVISQQAAYAQQIAATFEELSRTAEQISSSTEVVESSARRTHDAVAEAMAVVAQVVGGINDIRTESKGVADAIVGLNKDLQQVSKIAQVINQVAERSDLLALNAALEGTKAGDVGRGFSLVAAEMRKLAENVSVSARDIARIVEKVQDSGEEAASKARVGMATSDRGVEVAEQASAVFLRIVELARGTSEAARQITIATRQQRQSSEQAVQGARNVADLVKQGVDATGRTTRIAQDLQSVAEGLTAVTSRFKAQQPRS, encoded by the coding sequence ATGTGGGGCCGGCTGACCTTGCGGATGCAGGTGGCGATCGCGGTGCTGCTTCCGTGCCTCGCGGTGGTGTTCTTCACCGGGGTGTACTTCCCCGCGCGGCAGAGGGCCGCGGGCCTGGAGGTCCTGGCCGGCAGGGCCATGACACTGGGGACGCTGGTGGTGCGGCACCCCTCGCTCGCGCTGCCGGAGACCGCGCCGGACGCCCGCGCGCGCCGCGACGAGGTCTTCAACCAGGTGGAGTCCGGCGGCTTCACCCTGATGTTCCAGGAGCTGACCCGCACCGCGGACAACACGGTGGTGGCCGCGCGCGGCGAGGTGCCGAAAGGGGACACCGAGCCAAAGGACCTCAAGACGGGTGCGTGCACGGTGGCACGGGGCACGGAGCAGGTCGTGGTGCGCTGCGAGAGCAATGGGCTCGTGTACCGCGCGGGCTTCGGCACGCACGAGGTGAAGGCGGCGCTGGCGGCGACGGAGGGCTATTCACTCATGGGCTACCTGGGCGCCGCGGTGCTGGGCCTGGGGCTGGCGGTCATCATCAGCCGCGCCATCGCGGACCCCGTGTCGCGCGTCACGCAGGTGGCGCGTGAGGTGGCCCGGGGCGACGTGTTCCGGGGCGAGCTGGACGTGTCCGCCGCCGGCGAGGTGCGGCAGATGGCCACCTCCTTCAACGAGATGCTGGCCACGCTGCGCTCCACGGTGATGGAGCTCGTCACGCGCACCGAGCAGCTGTCCAGCGCGTCGCGCGGGTTGATGGGTGCCTCCGCGGATCAGGAGCACGTCATCAGCCAGCAGGCCGCGTACGCGCAGCAGATCGCCGCCACGTTCGAGGAGCTCTCCCGCACCGCCGAGCAGATCTCCTCGTCCACGGAGGTGGTGGAGTCCAGCGCGCGGCGCACCCATGACGCGGTGGCGGAGGCGATGGCGGTGGTGGCGCAGGTGGTGGGCGGCATCAACGACATCCGCACGGAGTCCAAGGGCGTGGCGGACGCCATCGTGGGGCTGAACAAGGACCTGCAGCAGGTCTCCAAGATCGCCCAGGTCATCAACCAGGTGGCGGAGCGCAGCGACCTGCTGGCGCTCAACGCGGCGCTGGAGGGCACCAAGGCGGGCGACGTGGGCCGGGGCTTCTCGCTGGTGGCCGCGGAGATGCGCAAGCTGGCGGAGAACGTGTCCGTGTCCGCGCGCGACATCGCCCGCATCGTGGAGAAGGTGCAGGATTCTGGCGAGGAGGCCGCGTCCAAGGCCCGCGTGGGCATGGCCACGAGCGACCGGGGCGTGGAGGTGGCCGAGCAGGCCTCCGCCGTCTTCCTGCGCATCGTGGAGCTGGCGCGCGGCACCAGCGAGGCGGCGCGGCAGATCACCATCGCCACCCGTCAGCAGCGTCAGTCCAGCGAGCAGGCGGTGCAGGGCGCTCGCAACGTGGCGGACCTGGTGAAGCAGGGCGTGGACGCCACCGGCCGCACCACGCGCATCGCCCAGGACCTGCAATCCGTGGCGGAAGGCCTCACCGCGGTGACCAGCCGCTTCAAGGCCCAGCAGCCCCGGTCGTAG
- a CDS encoding NADH-quinone oxidoreductase subunit A has protein sequence MTTPLAPYLPMAVVLLLAGVLGMIIPQVTTRLGPKRPSSTKSAPFEAGSESSGPARQRFAVKFYVIALLFIVFDVEAVFLYPWAVNFQALGWFGYVEMLVFASTLVVGLIYVWKKGALDWES, from the coding sequence ATGACTACACCCCTCGCACCGTACCTGCCGATGGCGGTGGTGCTCCTGCTGGCCGGCGTCCTCGGGATGATCATCCCCCAGGTCACCACCCGGCTGGGCCCCAAGCGCCCGAGCAGCACCAAGTCGGCCCCCTTCGAAGCAGGCTCCGAGTCGAGCGGTCCCGCTCGCCAGCGCTTCGCCGTGAAGTTCTACGTCATCGCGCTGCTCTTCATCGTGTTCGACGTGGAAGCGGTGTTCCTGTACCCCTGGGCGGTGAACTTCCAGGCGCTCGGCTGGTTCGGCTACGTGGAGATGCTGGTTTTCGCGTCGACCCTGGTCGTGGGCCTTATCTATGTCTGGAAGAAGGGCGCTCTCGACTGGGAGAGCTGA
- a CDS encoding CvpA family protein, with product MVIDLILLGMVLFFGILGALSGAARQVANSVGLAAGYFVSRKLAPVIGPKLAVALGSPLLIGTLFGTVLLFIVTWLTMRYALGALLLRFLSGKDPDERGLDRTLGFVLGGGKMAALFWVCLSAMTFMEQHVIVAGKRLGVAPKGSVAFDLSRRFNLFELTQFAPLEDLVQVAQATHDPAKAKKLQEDPAYKALRKDPRFQLALSHRDLQDALERGDTRALLRNDAILQLIQDPQAAARLGAAARASEKPAPAKR from the coding sequence ATGGTCATCGACCTCATCCTCCTGGGCATGGTGCTGTTCTTCGGCATCCTCGGCGCCCTCTCCGGCGCCGCCCGGCAGGTGGCCAACTCCGTGGGGCTCGCGGCGGGCTACTTCGTCTCGCGCAAGCTCGCGCCCGTCATCGGCCCCAAGCTCGCCGTCGCGCTGGGCTCACCGCTGCTCATCGGGACGCTCTTCGGCACGGTGCTGCTCTTCATCGTCACGTGGCTCACCATGCGCTACGCCCTGGGCGCGCTGCTCTTGCGCTTCCTCTCCGGCAAGGACCCCGACGAGCGCGGCCTGGACCGCACCCTGGGCTTCGTGCTCGGCGGAGGAAAGATGGCCGCCCTGTTCTGGGTCTGCCTGAGCGCGATGACGTTCATGGAGCAGCACGTCATCGTCGCCGGCAAGCGCCTGGGCGTGGCCCCCAAGGGCTCCGTCGCGTTCGACCTGTCCCGCCGCTTCAACCTCTTCGAGCTGACCCAGTTCGCCCCGCTGGAGGACCTGGTCCAGGTGGCCCAGGCCACGCACGACCCGGCCAAGGCGAAGAAGCTCCAGGAGGACCCGGCCTACAAGGCGCTGCGCAAGGACCCGCGCTTCCAGCTCGCGCTGTCGCACCGGGACCTGCAGGACGCGCTGGAGCGCGGCGACACGCGGGCGCTGCTGCGCAACGACGCGATCCTCCAGCTCATCCAGGATCCGCAGGCGGCGGCACGGCTGGGCGCCGCCGCCCGGGCCTCCGAGAAGCCAGCGCCCGCTAAGCGTTGA
- a CDS encoding OsmC family protein: MSQQPATGVVMSLVSAPQLKTQVTHGPSGATLPTEAPKDNGGTGGSFSPTDLVATALASCVVTTMHLVAGKEGFTLGEVRATVEKRMTPPPRKIGELVLSILMPSGLVPEQRALLEKIAHECPVARSLHPDVKVTASFGYPD, encoded by the coding sequence ATGAGTCAGCAGCCCGCGACGGGTGTGGTGATGTCCCTGGTGAGTGCTCCCCAGCTGAAGACGCAGGTGACGCACGGTCCGTCCGGCGCGACGCTGCCCACGGAGGCGCCGAAGGACAACGGCGGCACCGGCGGCAGCTTCTCCCCCACGGACCTGGTGGCCACGGCGCTGGCGTCCTGTGTCGTGACGACCATGCACCTGGTGGCCGGCAAGGAGGGCTTCACCCTGGGCGAGGTTCGCGCGACGGTGGAGAAGCGGATGACCCCGCCGCCGCGCAAGATTGGCGAGCTGGTGCTGTCCATCCTGATGCCATCCGGCCTCGTGCCGGAGCAGCGCGCCCTGCTGGAGAAGATCGCCCACGAGTGTCCCGTGGCGCGCAGCCTCCACCCGGACGTGAAGGTGACGGCGTCGTTCGGCTACCCGGACTGA